One window from the genome of Moraxella nasibovis encodes:
- a CDS encoding rhodanese-like domain-containing protein: MISQLDIKDFTPSADKTIWDVRDAESYQSGHILHAINQPLDTLDKDLLDSTTGDIYVLCGGGTKAVRACALLDELDSTRQIIHLTGGTRGAKAVGMTIVSDE; the protein is encoded by the coding sequence ATGATCAGCCAACTAGACATCAAAGACTTCACCCCAAGTGCCGACAAGACCATCTGGGATGTGCGAGATGCCGAAAGCTACCAAAGCGGACACATCTTGCACGCCATCAATCAGCCATTAGACACCTTAGATAAAGACTTACTAGATAGTACCACAGGCGACATCTATGTGCTGTGCGGTGGTGGTACAAAGGCGGTGCGAGCGTGCGCTTTGCTTGATGAACTAGACTCCACCCGTCAAATCATTCACTTGACAGGCGGCACTCGGGGTGCAAAAGCCGTTGGCATGACCATCGTCAGTGATGAATAA
- a CDS encoding Lnb N-terminal periplasmic domain-containing protein: MRVWTMIWVLLVVLIVCLACVALWVHMPLGVWTYAFIGLLVCLAFALIFAKFTSLPVPSWIAVVSVFLPLSVFAWIGMMQPSNDRHWNPEVAHIVDYAQDTANPDLITVKNVRNFHWRSETDYDIDWQTRTYDLSKLDSMDLVVSIWGNENIAHTFLTFGFLEGERLAFSVEIRKEAHEEFSSIGGFFRQFELSIIAATEADIIFTRSNIRNESVYLYPLTYDQEKMRSLLLTYLEQGRKLNQSPAWYNTLTSNCTTFIYKMVRLVDEDSRQLPMDYRVLVSGRLPSYLIELGVIRPHDTAAAWKDKAHLNPKVAKYGTIQPSEQDFSQAIREHLPRKEGLSKELPSF, encoded by the coding sequence ATGAGAGTGTGGACGATGATTTGGGTGTTGTTGGTGGTGCTGATTGTCTGCTTGGCGTGCGTGGCGCTGTGGGTGCACATGCCGCTAGGGGTGTGGACATACGCATTCATCGGGCTTTTGGTTTGTTTGGCGTTTGCGCTTATTTTCGCCAAGTTTACTTCATTGCCCGTGCCAAGTTGGATCGCTGTCGTCTCGGTATTTTTGCCATTATCTGTATTTGCGTGGATTGGCATGATGCAGCCAAGCAATGATCGACACTGGAACCCTGAGGTGGCGCACATTGTTGATTATGCCCAAGACACCGCCAACCCCGATCTCATCACCGTCAAAAATGTGCGCAATTTTCACTGGCGCAGCGAGACGGACTATGACATCGACTGGCAAACACGCACCTACGACCTAAGCAAGCTTGATTCGATGGATTTGGTGGTATCGATTTGGGGTAATGAAAACATTGCGCATACTTTTTTGACCTTTGGGTTTTTAGAGGGTGAGCGTTTGGCGTTTTCGGTGGAGATTCGCAAAGAGGCGCATGAGGAATTTTCAAGCATCGGCGGGTTTTTTCGGCAGTTTGAGCTCTCCATCATCGCCGCCACTGAGGCTGACATCATCTTTACTCGCTCAAACATCCGCAATGAGTCGGTGTATCTTTATCCCCTGACTTATGATCAAGAAAAAATGCGATCGCTTCTGTTGACTTATTTGGAGCAAGGACGCAAGCTTAATCAAAGCCCTGCTTGGTATAATACCCTCACCAGCAACTGCACGACTTTCATCTATAAGATGGTGCGTCTCGTTGATGAGGACAGTCGGCAGCTGCCGATGGATTATCGAGTGTTGGTGTCGGGTCGTCTGCCCAGCTATTTGATCGAGCTTGGAGTGATTCGCCCACATGATACGGCGGCGGCATGGAAAGATAAGGCGCACCTAAATCCAAAAGTCGCCAAATACGGCACCATTCAGCCGTCTGAGCAAGATTTTTCGCAGGCAATCCGTGAGCATTTGCCAAGAAAAGAGGGTCTATCAAAAGAGTTGCCGAGCTTTTAG
- a CDS encoding thiazole synthase produces the protein MTDLLTNPLANDTFSIGSRTFSSRLLVGTGKYKDLTETGDAIKASGSQIVTVAIRRTNIGQNKGEPNLLDVISPKDYTILPNTAGCFDADSAIRTCMLARELLDGHNLVKLEVLGDEKTLYPNVTETLKAARVLIDDGFDVMVYTSDDPIVAKELENMGCVAVMPLGSLIGSGLGLLNRHTLSLIIENANVPILVDAGVGTASDAAIAMELGCDGVLMNSAIAHAQNPVMMAHAMKNAINAGRQAFLAGRMPARKMAVASSPQTGYFFQ, from the coding sequence ATGACTGATTTATTAACCAACCCATTAGCCAACGATACTTTTAGCATTGGCTCACGCACCTTCTCATCACGCCTACTGGTCGGCACAGGCAAATATAAAGACCTGACTGAAACAGGGGACGCCATCAAAGCCAGTGGCAGCCAGATTGTGACGGTCGCCATTCGCCGCACCAACATTGGGCAAAATAAAGGTGAACCAAATCTACTCGATGTCATCTCGCCAAAAGACTACACCATCTTGCCCAATACTGCAGGCTGTTTCGATGCAGACAGCGCCATTCGCACTTGTATGCTGGCTCGTGAGCTGCTTGATGGGCATAATCTGGTCAAGCTGGAAGTGCTAGGCGATGAAAAAACCCTATATCCGAATGTTACCGAGACTTTAAAGGCGGCACGCGTGCTGATTGACGATGGTTTTGATGTGATGGTTTATACTTCTGACGACCCCATCGTTGCCAAAGAGCTTGAAAATATGGGCTGTGTGGCGGTCATGCCGCTGGGCAGCTTGATTGGCTCAGGCTTGGGGCTATTAAACCGCCACACGCTAAGTCTTATCATTGAAAATGCCAATGTGCCGATTTTGGTGGATGCAGGTGTCGGCACGGCATCTGACGCTGCCATCGCCATGGAGCTGGGCTGTGATGGCGTACTGATGAACTCAGCCATCGCCCACGCTCAAAACCCTGTCATGATGGCACACGCCATGAAAAACGCCATCAACGCAGGTCGCCAAGCCTTTTTGGCAGGTCGTATGCCTGCTCGCAAAATGGCGGTAGCTAGTAGCCCGCAGACTGGCTATTTCTTTCAATAA
- a CDS encoding WS/DGAT/MGAT family O-acyltransferase, translating to MQALSITDHLFFLLESDKQPMHVTGLCLFELPDNAKDDFVKTLVRQITTSEIKATPPFNQLLKNRAFWVNDEHVDIRRHIKYHKLDDGSEQALLAYASDEHARTLDRSRPLWECHVIDGLNPTQEGLPHRFAIFLKMHHAMADGVAAMRLFERSLSTSPDEEFAWQFWSAQKRAKPKSSHTTKPKIRSLIKEQISTIKPVIKTLIDDFGSRPKCAVSTLSTPPSLFNQRISKARFLTTQSFDKARFVAIAKHFHVSTNDVILAVCAGALRDYLSAKNALPDKPLTAFVPISLRQDDSHTGNQLSFLLANLATHQSDDIARLNDIQVSITEGKNRFSCLTQAQIINYSLLSYGWAGINLATRLAPTKQAFNLIISNIPSDGAPRYLNGAKLTHIFPASVLLDGQALNITLANHQDKLDFGITACPTALPDIDQLPTLMGSQLARYEKHLIHQA from the coding sequence GTGCAAGCGTTGAGCATTACCGATCATTTGTTTTTTTTGTTAGAGTCTGACAAACAGCCCATGCATGTGACGGGGCTGTGTCTCTTTGAGCTGCCTGACAACGCCAAAGATGACTTTGTCAAGACCTTGGTGCGGCAGATTACCACAAGCGAGATCAAAGCAACACCCCCTTTTAATCAGCTGCTCAAAAATCGAGCTTTTTGGGTGAATGATGAGCATGTTGACATTCGCCGCCACATCAAATATCACAAATTAGACGATGGCAGCGAGCAGGCACTGCTGGCGTACGCATCTGATGAACACGCTCGCACACTTGATCGCAGCCGCCCTTTGTGGGAATGCCATGTCATCGATGGGCTAAACCCCACCCAAGAAGGGCTGCCACATCGTTTTGCCATTTTTTTAAAAATGCATCACGCCATGGCAGATGGGGTCGCCGCCATGCGTCTGTTTGAGCGGTCGCTGTCCACTTCGCCAGATGAAGAGTTTGCTTGGCAGTTCTGGTCGGCACAAAAGCGTGCAAAGCCCAAAAGCAGCCACACCACCAAGCCCAAAATACGCTCGCTGATCAAAGAGCAAATCAGCACGATAAAGCCTGTCATCAAAACGCTGATTGATGATTTTGGTAGCCGACCGAAGTGCGCTGTCAGCACGCTTAGCACACCGCCATCCCTTTTTAATCAGCGCATCTCAAAAGCGCGTTTTTTGACCACGCAGTCCTTTGACAAAGCGCGTTTTGTCGCCATCGCCAAGCACTTTCATGTCAGCACCAATGATGTGATTTTGGCAGTGTGTGCTGGTGCGCTGCGTGACTATCTATCTGCCAAAAACGCCTTGCCAGACAAGCCTTTGACCGCCTTTGTGCCCATCAGCCTACGCCAAGATGACAGCCACACGGGCAATCAGCTGTCTTTTTTGTTGGCAAATCTTGCCACGCATCAAAGCGATGACATCGCACGCCTAAATGACATCCAAGTCAGCATTACTGAAGGCAAAAATCGCTTTTCTTGCCTGACGCAAGCGCAAATCATCAATTATAGCCTACTCAGCTACGGCTGGGCTGGCATCAATCTGGCGACACGACTTGCCCCCACCAAGCAGGCGTTCAATCTCATCATTTCCAATATCCCAAGCGATGGCGCGCCACGCTACTTAAATGGCGCAAAATTAACGCACATCTTTCCAGCATCGGTGCTGCTTGACGGGCAGGCGCTCAACATTACACTCGCCAATCATCAAGACAAACTTGACTTTGGCATCACCGCCTGTCCAACCGCCCTGCCTGACATCGATCAGCTGCCCACGCTCATGGGGTCGCAGTTAGCACGCTATGAAAAACACCTAATTCATCAAGCCTAA
- a CDS encoding DNA-3-methyladenine glycosylase I, with the protein MTSISTGDSALPKKRCAWCGQDPLYQAYHDDEWGVPCHDDRQLFAMLCLEGMQAGLSWITILKRREGYYRAFDDFDANKIAQYDESKVDELMQNADIIRHRLKIEAIIANAKAYLKIVQNQYFSDYIWGIVAKYQAKTPLINHPKDMGDIPTQTTASIALSRQLKKDGFKFVGPTICYAYMQACGMVDDHVMDCAYKRM; encoded by the coding sequence ATGACAAGTATTTCAACTGGTGACAGCGCCTTACCCAAAAAACGCTGTGCGTGGTGCGGACAGGACCCACTTTATCAAGCCTATCACGACGATGAGTGGGGCGTGCCATGCCACGATGATAGGCAGCTGTTTGCCATGCTGTGTTTGGAGGGCATGCAGGCAGGGCTGAGCTGGATTACGATTTTAAAGCGTCGAGAGGGTTATTATCGAGCGTTTGACGACTTTGATGCCAATAAAATCGCCCAATATGACGAAAGTAAAGTGGATGAACTGATGCAAAATGCCGACATCATCCGCCACCGCCTAAAAATCGAGGCGATCATCGCCAATGCCAAGGCTTATTTAAAAATTGTGCAAAATCAATATTTTAGCGACTATATCTGGGGTATCGTCGCCAAGTATCAAGCCAAAACACCGCTCATCAACCACCCCAAAGACATGGGCGACATCCCTACTCAGACCACTGCCAGCATCGCCTTGTCCAGGCAGCTTAAAAAAGATGGTTTTAAATTTGTCGGTCCAACAATTTGCTATGCTTATATGCAAGCGTGTGGCATGGTTGATGATCATGTGATGGACTGTGCTTACAAAAGGATGTAA